The following DNA comes from Bacteroidia bacterium.
CTCGAAATTCAGGCAGCTGAGAAAAGAATGAAAGAAGCTTCATTTGCTATTGAAAACCAAAATGCACTGATAGAAGAAACACAAGCTAAAATTGAAACTGTAAAGAAAGAAGTAGAAACCAAGAAAGTTGAATTAGTATCTATTATTCAAGAAACTGAAGATGAAGAGAAAAAACTTGGTGAGGAAAGAGAAACCGCAGTTAAAGAAATTGAAGAAAGGCTGTATTACTCTTATGGCAGAATCAGAAAAAATGCACTCAATGGTATTGCAATTGCTCCGATTGTACGTTCATCTTGTGGTGGTTGTTTTGCTAAAATACCATTACAAAGACAAGTTGATATAAAGCAACACTTAAAGGTGAATGCTTGTGAACATTGTGGAAGAATTATCGTTGATGAAACAATTACCGGTATCCAATCACAAGTTATTGAGGACGATAAAAAACCAAGAAGAAGACTAAAAAAGCGTCTTAGTTCAGAAACATCAATCTAGTTTAAGAGTAACTCACATCAAAGAAAAAGCCCCGATTGAATCAATCGGGGCTTTTTCTTTGATTGCGCACCCGAAGGGAGTCGAACCCCTATCTTAAGAACCGGAATCTTATATTCTATCCATTAAACTACGGGTGCAATAACTAAATCAGAACTTCTCATTCCTAACTGATTTGGGGTTACAAAGTAAATTAATTTACGCTACAAATTAATTTCTTTATCGCATTGAATATCAATTAATAGTGCAACCGGTTAGGCAATTGGCTTGATAAAGAATTATTAAAGTAATATCAAGATTGCCTCAAGGACACTATTTTGCAAAGGCATCAATCTGTTCAAGTATCCTTTGGTGAATTTCTTCAACAGTTTTCATTGAACCGTCTCCATTGTAACAAACAATGCGTATAAACCCGGTCTGGGTTTGTACTAAATTTTCATACTCCATTCTCACTGCTGCTTGTAAATTCAAATCTTTTTCATGAATATCATCTTTGCCTTGAAGATAAATTCTGTCAAGCCCTTCTCGTTTACTACGTAATGAATCTGCAGTAAATTTAGAAGGCACATCTAAATAGAAAGTTAGATCCGGTTTTGGTATCTTATTAAATCCATACTCCAACTCTAAAATCCAGTTCTTCAGTGCGAGTTTAGCTGTGGGCTCATATATCTTAGCACATTGATATGCAATATTGGAATATACATACCTATCAACAAGCACACAATCACCCTGCTGCAGCCATGTTGTAATTGTGGGTGCAAATTCTTTTCTATCTTCTGAAAAAAGTAGTGCAACCAGTTGGGGATGAACTGACTCAACAGATCCGAATTCTCCTCTCAGAAACTTTGCAATCATTGCACCAAATAGTCCTTGATTTAAACGTGGAAAATGTATAAAACGTGTTGCTACACCTTTATTTTGAAAGTGTTCAGACAACAAACGAATTTGAGTGGACTTCCCCACTCCATCAGGACCTTCAATTGCAATAAATGGTGTTTTGGGTTTTGACATGATTTGTTATTTATCTAATTGTTGTTTGAGCATTGCCCATTTATTAATCCAATTTTTTCTTATTTCCTTATCAATTTCCCAATCTGTTTCATGCAACTTGATAGAAAGTCGCACTATAACAACGTCTTTCTGGATATCAATAATTCGCATATTAAAACTGTTCAGGTTAGCTTTGTGACTAAATTCAATGATTGATTGTCTAAACACTTGTTCAGTCTTTTCAATATCTTCAAACATCGTAATAGGCAACGGGAGTTCCACTTGTGCCTTACGTGTTTCACCCTTAGTATAATTGACGATTTGGTTGTTTAAAACAATATTGTTTGGGATTAATACTAGGTCGCCTTCTTCACTTTGCAGCTGTACATTCATTAGGCTCAGGTTAATTATTTTCCCTTTTTGCTCGCCAATTTTAACATAATCACCAATTTCAATATTGGAATTAAACATCAAGGTCATTCCATTAATTGCATTAGAGATATAATCCTTTGACAAAATGGCTATTGCTGCAGCAATAATGGAAATTGATGTAAAGAAGTGCTTTAGCTCTATATTGACAAGTTGGAGAAATGTAAAAAACAGAAGAATTGAGATAATGATTAAGGAAATGGTGTTTATTCCCACAATAAAATTGTCTATCCCTTGTATATTTTTTCTGCGCCTATAAAGGTGCAGGACGATAGCACGCAAAACAAGTATAGATGCTATAAACAATCCATTGATTAGCAATTTGCCCAGTGTAGTATCAATATTGGTAAACATACTTAATTATAAGTCAAATAAGCTTTTTTGTCCAAAACTATCAATGTTGTCATCATCGTTTCTGTTACGAGTATCAATCACAGACATCTTAATCTCTTTGTTTTCAGGCTGCTTTGAATCCGTCTTCTTATTTATTTGATGTGAATCCTTTGAGTCAGTATTTGTTTTATCATTCTTTTGGGGTGCAGCATCAGTTTTTTCCTCAACCTGTGTTTCGTCAATCTTTACAATTGTTTCTGTCTCTACCTTATCAGTCTCCAAGGTATCTTTCTCTATGATTACGTTTTCTTCCACATCTCCATCAACTTCTTCTATGATTGATTCATCTTCGTTTATTGCTTCACTGTGCTGCTTTGTTACAGTTCCTACCAATGGGGATAGCAATTTGATACTTACTAATTTTTCCGATGTCAGTTTGTTTCCATTTGCTTTCCAGCCTTTCACATCAATAAAATCAGCTAACAACAGCGTATTTGTAACTTTAGTTCCTCTTTCATTTTTATAGCTGTATTCAATCTCCGGGTTATCAAAAGTGGAAGCTACGAGTAGCTTTGCACCTCTTTCTTCGCTAATAAAGATAAATCTCCTACCTAAAGTTGTCGTTTCAATCTTAAATCTCTTTACAAATACAGATTTTGATGTAGGATCGTAATGAACCACATTGATTGGTTGAATTGAATGATACTTTTGGAGCAATACAATCTCTTTACCATCATACTTATTTGTGAGTTCGTTGTCTGTCAACTCGTAGCTGCCATCATTAAAAATCGCAAGAATTCTGTCCTCTGAAGTAAAAGAACCTAAGTATTCACCTCTTCCGTCTGTATTCAGTCTTCCTATTTCAATCTCATAATAAATATCACGACCGCGCTCAGTTGAAATTCCTTTTTGGGTCATTTCTATTTTTCTAATAGGATGTTTAGTCAACATGTTCCCACGCGAATTGCGACCTTTGATTGCTAAATCAGCAAAATTGTATTCGAAAAACTTATTTTTAGCTTTTGCCAATGAACTCAAATACACCCCGATTTTTTCAGCTTCTGAGTTGTAGTTGGCTGTAAAATATAGAATTTTAGAACCAGGTGTACCAATTGTAACATCATACTCTTTATCACGAATCAGACTTAACACATTGAACCTTTTGACAAAGGCAACCTTGCTCTTACCATCCGAATAAACAACATTGTACACCTTGCGGTCATCATTTTTTCTAAACACATCCACATGAATCAAGTCCTTTCCCATGAACAGTTTGTCAGCAATTTTGCTTATTTGGTATTTACCATCTCTTCTAAAGGCTATGATATCATCAATGTCTGAGCAATCGGTAACATATTCATCTTTTTTCAAACCCATCCCTACAAAACCTTCTGCAAAATTTGCATACAACTTCTCGTTGGCAACAGCAACTACATTCGCTTCAATGTTATCAAACAACCTTATTTCAGTTTTTCGTTCCTTCCCTTTGCCATATTTTTTTAACAGATTGTCAAAATAGTCAATTGCAAACTCAACAAGATGCTCAAGATTGTACAACACTTCTTCTATTTGATTTTCAATAGCTTTGAGCAATTCATCCGCTTTAAACGAGTCAAACTTTGAGATACGTTTAATTCTAATCTCAGTTAATCTTGTTATATCTTCAACTGTAACTTCCCTTTTTAGTCTGGGCTTAAAGGGTTCTAATCCTTTGTCAATGGTTTGTATGATATCTTCCCAAGTTTCGCATTCTTCAATATCTCTGTATATTCTTTCTTCAATAAAAATCTTTTCAAGTGAACTAAAATGCCATTTCTCATTCAGATCGCCCAACTTAATTTTTAATTCTTGTTCTAAAAGGCTTACGGTCTTATGAGTACTGATTTCCAACATCTCATCGACTGACAGAAATACAGGTTTATCATTATAGATAACACAAGCATTGGGTGAGATAGAAACTTCGCAATCCGTAAAAGCATATAAGGCATCAATCGTCATTTCAGGGCTGATTCCAGACATTAATTGTATCTCAATCTCTACATCTTTAGCGGTATTATCAACCACCTTTCTGATTTTGATTTTGCCATTGTCATTTGCCTTTACAATGGAATCAATAATATTTCCGGTCGTAGTACCAAAAGGGATTTCTTTGATAATCAGTCGCTTTCCTTCTGCTTGTTCAATCCGTGCTCTCACTCTGATTTTTCCACCTTTCATTCCGCTGTTGTAATTTGAACAATCAGCCATTCCTCCGGTCATAAAATCAGGCAGTATATGAGTCTTTTTACCTTTGAGTACATCAATAGAAGCCAGGCACAACTCTCTAAAATTGTGTGGCAATATTTTGGTTGACAACCCAACGGCAATACCCTCAACGCCCTGTGCCAATACAAGTGGAAATTTTACAGGAAAATGAAGGGGTTCTTTTTTTCGACCGTCATAGGAATTTACCCAAATTGTTGTTTGTGGATTATACAACACTTCTAAGGCAAAAGGAGTCAATCTTGCTTCAATGTATCGCGATGCAGCAGCACCATCTCCGGTTCTGATGTCGCCCCAATTTCCCTGTGTATCAATTAACAGCTCCTTTTGTCCTAAATTCACCATGGCGTCACCAATGGCTGCATCACCATGAGGATGATACTGCATAGTCTGCCCAATTACATTGGCAACTTTGTTATACCTTCCATCGTCCATTTCCTTCATTGCATGCAGAATTCTGCGTTGAACAGGCTTTAAACCATCATTCAAATCCGGTACTGCACGTTCTAAAATCACATATGAGGCATAGTCAAGAAACCAATTTTCATATAATCCTGCAACAGGCAAAACACCGCCATCATGACTTTTGTCATGTGTTATACCCCCATCAGAATCAGGGGAATCCATGTCTTCTTCGTTAATATTGTCCTCTATTGGTTCTTCTTCGTAACTCATTCAATAACTTTCACTATATGATTATGCTGCAACTTCGTTCTCTTCAACTATCAATGACTTGGATGTATTTTTCTCTTCTTTAAACATATCCTCTTTCTCTACTTTCAAATTCTCGATAATAAAATCTTGTCTATCCGGGGTATTTTTACCCATGTAGTATTTGAGTAGTTTCTCAATAGGCGTATCCTTTCTCAAGATAATGGGCTCCAAACGCATATTGCTTCCTATAAACATTCCAAACTCATCAGGAGAAATTTCTCCTAATCCTTTAAAACGTGTAATCTCCGGCTTCGAACCCAAAACAGAAATTGCAGTTTGCTTCTCTGTTTCATCGTAACAATACACTGTTTCTTTTTTGTTTCTTACTCTAAACAATGGAGTTGTTAATATATACACATGTCCATTTTTGACAAGGTCAGGGAAAAATTGCAAGAAAAAGGTCATCATTAAAAGTCGGATGTGCATTCCGTCCACATCTGCATCGGTTGCTATGACTATCTTGTTGTATCTTAAAAACTCAATTCCTTCTTCAATCCCTAAGGCATGTTGCAATAGATTAAATTCTTCATTCTCGTAAACCACTTTTTTACTTAATCCATAACAATTTAGGGGCTTACCTCTAAGAGAAAACACTGCTTGGGTCTCAACATTTCTGGATTTAGTAATCGAACCTGAAGCCGAATCCCCTTCTGTGATAAATAAAGTGGATTCAAACCTTTCATCTTTATTTTCATCTGTAAAATGAATACGGCAATCTCTCAACTTCTTATTATGTACATTCGCTTTCTTTGCCCTTTGGTTAGCAAGTTTACGAATACCTGCCATATCCTTTCGTTCTCTTTCAGACTGTTGAATTCGCGCCAGAAGAGCTTCTGCAACTGCGGGGTTTTTATGCAAATAATCATCTAACTCCTTTTTTATAAAATCATTAATAAAAACCCTCAATGAATTGCCACCAGGATACATTTCAGTAGAACCTAACTTGGTTTTAGTTTGGCTTTCAAATACCGGTTCTTGCACTTTTACAGCAATTGCACCAATGATCGCAGAACGCACATCGGATGGATCAAAATCCTTTTTATAAAAATCACGCAATGTTCTGACCAAGGCTTCTTTAAAAGCAGAAAGATGTGTTCCGCCTTGTGTTGTGTTTTGCCCATTGACAAAAGAATAATACTCTTCACCATATTGGTTGCCATGCGAAAATGCAACTTCAATATCTTTTCCTTTGAAATGCAAAATCGGATAACGCAATGTTTCCATATCTGCTTTTCGCTCCAACAAATCCAACAAACCTCTTTTGGAATGAAAAATCTGTCCGTTAAAGACTAAAGTAAGACCTGCATTCAAGAAACTGTAGTTCCAGAACTGCTCCTCCATAAAATGAGGGATATAACGGAAATTTCTAAAAATAGTATTGTCCGGTTCAAATACGACAAGCGTTCCGTTTTTTTGGGTAGTGTCTTCAAGTGGGGCATCATTCACAAGAACGCCTTTTTCAAATTCAGCTTTCTTGGCTTTCCCGTCCCTAAAAGACTGTACCAAAAAATAATTAGAAAGAGCATTCACTGCTTTGGTACCCACCCCATTCAGTCCAACTGATTTTTGAAAAGCACCTGAATCATACTTTCCTCCGGTATTTATCTTAGAAACACAATCAACAACTTTGCCTAAAGGAATACCGCGCCCATAGTCGCGAACGGAAACTCGGCTTCCTGCAATACTCACTTCAATCTTGTTTCCAAATCCCATCATGTGTTCATCAATTGAGTTATCCACTACTTCTTTAATCAACACATAAATCCCGTCATCAGCGGCAGCACCATCACCCAATTTACCGATATACATTCCCGGACGCAGCCGGATATGTTCCTTCCAGTCTAAGGATTTGATATTGTCTTCTGTATATGAAATTGGGTTCTCTGCCATGGCGTTCAAATGAAACAGCGAAATTAACCCTACGGCTAAAGAGGTTATCATAAAGTTTTAAACATCAAATTTGTTTGAATACCATACGAAATCATTGTCTGCAAACGGCAATTTTAAAACATAGTATCTTTTCGTAGTACAAAATATACGTTCTTCTCACCCCACAATTCCACATAACATATTCGTAATTTCAGGGACTAAACAATAATGTGTAAGATGCAACTATTTTCTAGTGTCCTTTGCTTTAATTGGATTTTCAGAGAATTTGAGTTTATACAAGAAAGCTGCTGCAAAATGAAATTAACCTCTTTTTCACCATCTAAAATCAACAACTTTGCTTAATATTCTAACTAACCCTAACTTCTTTCGCTTCTAATAAAGTCGTTACTCTGAATATTGTAATTCTGTTTTGCCGGAAGGTGGGTTGTGTTGAGTTAAATGCAAGGAATAATATAAAAAGCCAGTTAATCATATCAATTCGTCATTCCATTTATATAAGTTTCTACAAAGCCCAGGATTTTACTCAAAATTCTGTCGCCTGTTTTTTTGCGTTCCAAAACCGAAGGATTTTCGCCTTCCAACAATTCCAAAATTTCATCTCTCAACGGTTCTCGTTCTGCATACAAGTAATTTTCAATCAGGGTTTGTGTTTTGTCGGCTGAAAGGTTTTCTTCTTTCACCTGTTTGTTGAAAGCATTTTGCTGTTCTGCTGTCCAGAACTTTTCAAATGCTTCGGGAATAGCTTTGTCTAGTCCTAAAATAGGTTTACACCAAAACGTGTAAAAATGGACAAAAAAAGTAAAGTCATTCTAGGACTAAATTTGATTTTTTAATTTATTTTTGGATCTAAGTATTAACTTGTAAACTTTTTTAGGACGATATATTCCCCAAGTGTTGCCAAAGAGCCATTTTCCTCATCACATTCGACAATCATATATTGAAGACTATCAACTGTTTAAAAAATTTCTATTAAGATTTCTTAAAAAAATAATTTGCTTAGTTAGGATTCCTTACTATGTTCACACCGGCAAAAATGCCAAAAAACAACTTAAATTAATTTAAAATGACAAAATCAATTTTCTATCACGCAGGATGCCCGGTGTGCATCAGCGCAAAATACAAACTTACGCAATCTTTTTGAAAAGATAATATGCAAAATGCGCAATATTGGTTTTAATCTGATTGCCTGTTTATCAAGAGAATATTCCCATTTGCTTAGTATGTTGATATTTGAAATAAACATTGTATTATTGCGCATATTTATGAGTTGGCAGCAAGTGTAAAGGACGACCCGACAACAACAAACAGACGACTAAAAACAAGAAAAAAGTAAACCATTTTGACAGGTGACCAAAGACAGAAAAACGATATTACAAACGGACAGAGATTAATCCGACACACTAACCGACCCTCTGTTTTTTATTTTTTTCCCTCCGCACATTTTTTAAAAACAATTTTAACCAGCCGCACGGTCAAGCACATTTGGTTTTTCCCAACGCTAATGCCAACGCTGAAAAACCAAAAGAGCTTGCCCTTACCCACCCACGACAATATAGTGGACTTTTACACTATTCGACAATGTATTTTTACTATCTTTGACCCGATAAAATTTAATAAGGCTTCAAATGAACAGAATTAAAGAAGTTCTGAAAGAAAAAGGTATCTCACAAACTTGGCTTGCTCAAAAGCTGGACAAAAGCTACAACACGATAAACGAGTATGCCCGAAATGTGAGACAACCAAGCATTGAGGATTTGTATCGAATTGCAAAAATTTTGGATGTTAATGCCAAGGACTTATTGAAAGAAGAATAATGAGTAAAGAGAACCAAATAGAAGAAAATCTAATAGAGCAACTAAAAGGGCTGAAATATATTCATCGCCCCGACATAGTTGACAGGAAAACACTTGAGCAAAACTTCAAAGCAAAA
Coding sequences within:
- a CDS encoding helix-turn-helix transcriptional regulator, coding for MNRIKEVLKEKGISQTWLAQKLDKSYNTINEYARNVRQPSIEDLYRIAKILDVNAKDLLKEE
- a CDS encoding DNA gyrase/topoisomerase IV subunit A, translated to MDSPDSDGGITHDKSHDGGVLPVAGLYENWFLDYASYVILERAVPDLNDGLKPVQRRILHAMKEMDDGRYNKVANVIGQTMQYHPHGDAAIGDAMVNLGQKELLIDTQGNWGDIRTGDGAAASRYIEARLTPFALEVLYNPQTTIWVNSYDGRKKEPLHFPVKFPLVLAQGVEGIAVGLSTKILPHNFRELCLASIDVLKGKKTHILPDFMTGGMADCSNYNSGMKGGKIRVRARIEQAEGKRLIIKEIPFGTTTGNIIDSIVKANDNGKIKIRKVVDNTAKDVEIEIQLMSGISPEMTIDALYAFTDCEVSISPNACVIYNDKPVFLSVDEMLEISTHKTVSLLEQELKIKLGDLNEKWHFSSLEKIFIEERIYRDIEECETWEDIIQTIDKGLEPFKPRLKREVTVEDITRLTEIRIKRISKFDSFKADELLKAIENQIEEVLYNLEHLVEFAIDYFDNLLKKYGKGKERKTEIRLFDNIEANVVAVANEKLYANFAEGFVGMGLKKDEYVTDCSDIDDIIAFRRDGKYQISKIADKLFMGKDLIHVDVFRKNDDRKVYNVVYSDGKSKVAFVKRFNVLSLIRDKEYDVTIGTPGSKILYFTANYNSEAEKIGVYLSSLAKAKNKFFEYNFADLAIKGRNSRGNMLTKHPIRKIEMTQKGISTERGRDIYYEIEIGRLNTDGRGEYLGSFTSEDRILAIFNDGSYELTDNELTNKYDGKEIVLLQKYHSIQPINVVHYDPTSKSVFVKRFKIETTTLGRRFIFISEERGAKLLVASTFDNPEIEYSYKNERGTKVTNTLLLADFIDVKGWKANGNKLTSEKLVSIKLLSPLVGTVTKQHSEAINEDESIIEEVDGDVEENVIIEKDTLETDKVETETIVKIDETQVEEKTDAAPQKNDKTNTDSKDSHQINKKTDSKQPENKEIKMSVIDTRNRNDDDNIDSFGQKSLFDL
- a CDS encoding C4-type zinc ribbon domain-containing protein — its product is MDISIENKLKALWALQEIDSKLDKLNALKGELPIEVADLEDEIAGLNTREQNIRQEIENLEDQISEYKNKIKQSEQYITKFKQQLNDVKNNREYEALSKEIEIMELEIQAAEKRMKEASFAIENQNALIEETQAKIETVKKEVETKKVELVSIIQETEDEEKKLGEERETAVKEIEERLYYSYGRIRKNALNGIAIAPIVRSSCGGCFAKIPLQRQVDIKQHLKVNACEHCGRIIVDETITGIQSQVIEDDKKPRRRLKKRLSSETSI
- the tmk gene encoding dTMP kinase gives rise to the protein MSKPKTPFIAIEGPDGVGKSTQIRLLSEHFQNKGVATRFIHFPRLNQGLFGAMIAKFLRGEFGSVESVHPQLVALLFSEDRKEFAPTITTWLQQGDCVLVDRYVYSNIAYQCAKIYEPTAKLALKNWILELEYGFNKIPKPDLTFYLDVPSKFTADSLRSKREGLDRIYLQGKDDIHEKDLNLQAAVRMEYENLVQTQTGFIRIVCYNGDGSMKTVEEIHQRILEQIDAFAK
- a CDS encoding mechanosensitive ion channel family protein, giving the protein MFTNIDTTLGKLLINGLFIASILVLRAIVLHLYRRRKNIQGIDNFIVGINTISLIIISILLFFTFLQLVNIELKHFFTSISIIAAAIAILSKDYISNAINGMTLMFNSNIEIGDYVKIGEQKGKIINLSLMNVQLQSEEGDLVLIPNNIVLNNQIVNYTKGETRKAQVELPLPITMFEDIEKTEQVFRQSIIEFSHKANLNSFNMRIIDIQKDVVIVRLSIKLHETDWEIDKEIRKNWINKWAMLKQQLDK
- a CDS encoding type IIA DNA topoisomerase subunit B, whose product is MAENPISYTEDNIKSLDWKEHIRLRPGMYIGKLGDGAAADDGIYVLIKEVVDNSIDEHMMGFGNKIEVSIAGSRVSVRDYGRGIPLGKVVDCVSKINTGGKYDSGAFQKSVGLNGVGTKAVNALSNYFLVQSFRDGKAKKAEFEKGVLVNDAPLEDTTQKNGTLVVFEPDNTIFRNFRYIPHFMEEQFWNYSFLNAGLTLVFNGQIFHSKRGLLDLLERKADMETLRYPILHFKGKDIEVAFSHGNQYGEEYYSFVNGQNTTQGGTHLSAFKEALVRTLRDFYKKDFDPSDVRSAIIGAIAVKVQEPVFESQTKTKLGSTEMYPGGNSLRVFINDFIKKELDDYLHKNPAVAEALLARIQQSERERKDMAGIRKLANQRAKKANVHNKKLRDCRIHFTDENKDERFESTLFITEGDSASGSITKSRNVETQAVFSLRGKPLNCYGLSKKVVYENEEFNLLQHALGIEEGIEFLRYNKIVIATDADVDGMHIRLLMMTFFLQFFPDLVKNGHVYILTTPLFRVRNKKETVYCYDETEKQTAISVLGSKPEITRFKGLGEISPDEFGMFIGSNMRLEPIILRKDTPIEKLLKYYMGKNTPDRQDFIIENLKVEKEDMFKEEKNTSKSLIVEENEVAA